The following are encoded together in the Glycine max cultivar Williams 82 chromosome 8, Glycine_max_v4.0, whole genome shotgun sequence genome:
- the LOC102666943 gene encoding uncharacterized protein has translation MGIGNSKSNAVEGEGLPAKIRPMLVSRYEEFRKRRNRETTLSKKNLLNEKDDNSQSSHRTETEDKVSSSKEIEPPKEETVERVITAEKMSRVVPIPNSECENVEETHPNKVKIEQVNKNMDPNQDILNHAVEMAEAELVEETKEEKEQEVGAKGDDHHEDSDDEDESEEVGRFLCPGSPSFRIYCNEAEKRNEEECNSPAIVVLHKSRSADSVQTAESTNSNEVLQELEPTSKRKGHKKKFGAMRTLLKVKSLYHPMCTCTGDDRSLIVTTKATK, from the exons ATGGGGATTGGGAATTCAAAGTCAAATGCAGTTGAAGGAGAGGGGTTACCAGCCAAAATCCGCCCTATGCTCGTTAGCCGATATGAGGAGTTCAGAAAACGTAGGAATAGAGAAACCACCCTCTCCAAGAAGAACCTGTTGAATGAAAAGGATGACAATTCTCAATCTTCACACAGAACTGAAACAGAAGATAAGGTTTCTTCTTCAAAGGAGATTGAACCACCTAAAGAGGAAACGGTTGAGCGAGTAATAACCGCAGAAAAAATGTCCAGAGTGGTTCCGATTCCCAACTCTGAATGTGAAAATGTGGAGGAGACTCACCCCAACAAAGTTAAGATAGAGCAGGTTAACAAAAACATGGATCCCAACCAAGATATATTGAATCATGCTGTTGAGATGGCCGAGGCAGAACTAGTGGAAGAGACAAAGGAAGAAAAGGAGCAAGAAGTGGGTGCAAAAGGTGATGATCATCACGAGGATAGTGACGATGAAGATGAAAGTGAAGAAGTTGGCAGGTTTCTATGTCCTGGATCGCCTAGTTTCAGAATTTATTGCAATGAGGCTGAGAAAAGAAACGAGGAAGAAT GTAATAGTCCAGCCATTGTCGTGCTCCATAAGTCACGCAGTGCAGACAGTGTTCAAACAGCTGAATCAACAAATTCAAACGAG gtACTTCAGGAACTAGAACCAACTTCGAAGAGAAAAGGACATAAGAAGAAATTTGGGGCTATGAGGACTCTACTCAAAGTTAAGTCGCTCTATCACCCAATGTGTACCTGTACTGGAGATGACCGAAGTCTTATTGTTACTACAAAAGCAACGAAATGA
- the LOC102667194 gene encoding uncharacterized protein: protein MRFSKECILFGPDWESLSAITRLTFIDDSDNCYGKFVNEYKEELKSMGPTDGPFIDETFYGPEIALYSEELNAIGIIGNVKIGCSLMASHLDLHSESSTIEESSLLDGVEVRKWEREVIAFFFLNEAVQGLIDLIVHETIEPVTVCYSLSLSSGKTITKKVNIMIRWERESSKFFTQKMDSSGDISILKYAAYFSEAISVGVLREDVDHVIALSELIKLGFLVKFNEEAVDFLMESKDLQIFLEDEELSRWGCSYSERKYNMMRF, encoded by the exons ATGCGTTTTTCCAAAGAATGCATTCTATTTGGTCCAGATTGGGAATCTCTCTCTGCAATTACTCGTctcacttttattgatgacaGTGACAATTGTTATGGCAAGTTTGTAAATGAGTACAAAGAGGAGTTGAAGAGTATGGGA CCAACCGATGGACCATTCATTGATGAAACTTTTTATGGACCTGAGATTGCCTTGTACAGTGAAGAACTCAATGCAATTGGAATTATTGGTAATGTTAAGATAGGGTGCTCATTAATGGCTAGTCACCTTGATCTGCATTCTGAATCTTCCACCATA GAAGAATCATCCTTACTGGATGGTGTGGAAGTCAG AAAATGGGAAAGAGAAGTGATAGCCTTTTTTTTCCTCAATGAAGCGGTCCAGGGTCTTATTGACCTTATTGTCCATGAGACGATTGAACCTGTCACTGTTTGCTATAGTTTATCTCTATCATCAGGGAAGACCATTACTAAGAAAGTAAACATAATGATACGTTGGGAACGGGAGAGTTCAAAGTTTTTTACCCAGAAGATGGACTCCAGTGGAGATATAAGCATTCTAAAATATGCCGCATATTTCTCAGAAGCAATCTCTGTGGGCGTATTGCGTGAGGATGTTGATCATGTTATTGCACTCTCTGAGCTGATCAAGTTAGGCTTCCTGGTGAAGTTTAATGAGGAAGCAGTTGATTTCTTGATGGAATCAAAGGATTTGCAGATTTTCTTGGAAGACGAGGAGTTGTCTAG GTGGGGATGTAGCTACTCAGAAAGAAAGTATAATATGATGAGGTTTTGA
- the LOC100796288 gene encoding probable protein S-acyltransferase 5, whose protein sequence is MPPPPPPPPAYPDSGATSAPSLVRNYRVWQGSNVFLCGGRLIFGPDVKSIFISIFLIVLPVAMFCGMVARKLLDDFPHHTGWSIMAVLMALTLFVLITLVVTSARDPGIVPRNAQPPQPDDHHGTDNSNNRQISLSRFPRTKDVILNGITLKVKYCDTCMLYRPLRASHCSVCDNCVERFDHHCPWVGQCIGLRNYRFYYMFVFSATLLCLYVHAFCWVYIVKIKDSEAISIWKAMSKTIASIVLIVYTFLCSWFVGGLTIFHTYLISTNQSTYENFKNRYDPQTNPYNRGMVNNFKEVFCTRIPPSKNNFRSKVPREPLESYQRTGIRPLSPMMKRRTRTRSMELVGNAVYNEQDEEESNYRDGFDNEARSKDSGLTDKSLDLSRILHTEGVEGEESSIRHHQWEGTTEVQDSITEVGESNSATAPNCSTREVV, encoded by the exons ATGCCgccaccgccgccgccgccTCCGGCATATCCAGATTCCGGCGCCACCTCCGCTCCCTCGCTGGTCAGAAATTATCGCGTCTGGCAAGGCAGTAAC GTATTTCTTTGTGGAGGGAGGCTTATTTTTGGACCTGATGTGAAATCTATATTTATATCGATATTTCTGATTGTTCTCCCGGTGGCTATGTTCTGTGGTATGGTAGCAAGGAAACTGTTAGATGATTTTCCTCATCACACCGGATGGTCAATAATGGCTGTGCTTATGGCTCTCACACTCTTC GTTCTGATCACCCTTGTAGTGACCTCTGCAAGAGATCCTGGCATAGTACCTCGTAATGCCCAGCCTCCGCAGCCAGATGACCATCATGGGACTGATAATAGCAACAATAGGCAAATTTCATTGTCACGATTTCCACGAACAAAGGATGTAATTCTCAATGGTATAACATTGAAAGTCAAATATTGTGATACTTGCATGCTCTACAGACCCCTCCGCGCTTCTCATTGTTCAGTCTGTGATAACTGCGTGGAGCGATTTGATCACCACTGCCCATGGGTTGGTCAGTGTATTGGACTG CGAAATTACAGGTTCTACTACATGTTTGTTTTCTCTGCCACTCTGCTTTGCTTATATGTACATGCCTTTTGCTGGGTCTACATCGTGAAGATCAAGGACTCCGAGGCAATATCAATTTGGAAAGCAATGTCCAAAACTATAGCATCCATCGTATTAATAGTTTACACCTTTCTTTGTTCCTGGTTTGTTGGTGGTCTCACTATTTTCCACACGTACCTCATCAGCACAAACCAG TCTacttatgaaaattttaaaaaccggTATGACCCACAAACCAACCCATATAACAGAGGGATGGTTAACAACTTCAAAGAAGTATTCTGCACCAGAATTCCTCCATCCAAGAATAATTTCAGGTCTAAGGTTCCAAGGGAGCCCTTAGAATCATATCAAAGAACGGGTATTAGGCCCTTAAGCCCAATGATGAAAAGAAGAACCAGAACCAGAAGTATGGAATTAGTAGGGAATGCAGTTTATAATGAGCAAGACGAGGAGGAAAGTAATTATAGAGATGGATTCGACAATGAAGCACGTAGCAAAGATAGTGGATTGACCGATAAGTCCCTGGATTTAAGCAGGATCCTTCACACGGAAGgagtggagggagaagaaaGTTCAATTAGACACCATCAATGGGAAGGAACTACAGAAGTTCAGGACAGCATAACAGAAGTTGGGGAATCAAATTCGGCTACTGCGCCTAATTGCTCAACTAGAGAAGTTGTATAG
- the LOC100803200 gene encoding NAC domain-containing protein 83 — MEKLNFVKNGVSKLPPGFRFQPTDEELVFQYLKCKVFSYPLPASIIPEINVCKYDPWDLPGNCDLQERHFFSPKEAKYRNGNRMNRTTKCGYWKATGSDKRISSSTCNNGIVGVRKTLIFYEGKSPKGSRTHWVLHEYRLVSVETGAANSSHNNYVNEIGDWVLCRLSMKKRSLESDGSATHQKHRQNNTVQTSRPRLMFDFMMVGKTNSSTSSSCSSSSNIMEVSSNASDHEETSGYAHF; from the exons ATGGAAAAGctgaattttgttaaaaatggaGTGAGCAAATTGCCTCCTGGTTTTCGTTTTCAGCCAACAGATGAAGAGCTTGTTTTTCAATACTTGAAATGTAAGGTCTTCTCCTACCCCTTGCCTGCTTCTATCATTCCCGAGATCAATGTCTGCAAGTATGATCCTTGGGATTTGCCAG GGAATTGTGATCTACAAGAGAGGCactttttcagcccgaaggaaGCAAAATATCGAAATGGTAATCGCATGAACCGAACAACAAAGTGTGGCTATTGGAAGGCAACAGGATCAGACAAAAGAATATCATCTTCAACGTGTAACAATGGTATTGTTGGGGTACGAAAAACATTGATATTTTATGAAGGCAAATCACCAAAAGGCTCCAGAACTCACTGGGTCTTGCACGAATATCGTCTCGTCAGTGTAGAAACTGGTGCTGCCAACTCATCCCAT AATAACTATGTGAACGAGATAGGAGATTGGGTTCTGTGTCGCTTATCGATGAAGAAAAGAAGTCTAGAAAGTGATGGCAGCGCCACTCATCAGAAGCATAGGCAAAATAATACAGTTCAAACTAGTCGTCCAAGattaatgtttgattttatgATGGTAGGGAAGACCAATTCTTCTACATCCTCATCATGTTCAAGTTCCAGTAACATCATGGAGGTTTCTTCAAATGCATCGGACCATGAAGAAACAAGTGGCTATGCCCATTTTTAG